A stretch of the Nothobranchius furzeri strain GRZ-AD chromosome 5, NfurGRZ-RIMD1, whole genome shotgun sequence genome encodes the following:
- the limd2 gene encoding LIM domain-containing protein 2, producing MDSRNNSEEKPVQRSKSFSFKTQKEVCSSCEKTVYPMERLVANNLVFHSACFCCKHCKAKLSLGTFAALQGEFYCKPHFQQLFKSKGNYDEGFGRKQHKELWSAKESDTITKSP from the exons ATG gactctagaaacaACTCTGAAGAGAAACCTGTCCAAAGATCTAAG TCCTTCAGCTTCAAAACGCAGAAGGAGGTGTGTTCATCATGTGAGAAGACGGTCTACCCAATGGAGAGATTGGTCGCCAACAACCTGGTATTCCATTCAGCATGCTTCTGCTGCAAGCACTGCAAAGCCAAACTCAG CCTCGGCACGTTTGCAGCCCTTCAAGGTGAATTTTACTGCAAACCCCACTTCCAGCAGCTTTTCAAGAGCAAAGGCAACTACGACGAGGGTTTTGGACGCAAGCAGCACAAAGAGCTGTGGAGTGCCAAGGAGTCAGATACAATAACAAAGTCGCCGTAG